Below is a genomic region from Paenibacillus pabuli.
TCAACGATCTATTGCATGGAGAGAATCTGGATCGTGCCACTGAACGATTAAAGGACCTATCACCGTTAACGGATACGGATCAGTCATCACACTTTACGGTCGTACTCGGAGAAATCAATCGATATGAGAAGGGGTTCCAGGAACGATACACGCGAGGCGAGCAGAACACGCTTAAATTCGCTCTGATGAATGTCTTGCAGGAGCTCACTCGTAACACAGGCATGCAATGCTGGATGGAGTGGGTGAGTGCGGACCGGATTGCGATCCTTTTCCAGTCCCTGGAACCAAGTGAAGATATGACAGACCGAATCTGTGCAGTTGCAGAAGAGTTCAGGTCTTGGGTGGAACAAAATCTCCGTATCTCGCTTAGCTTCGGAATCGGGCCGATTGCCAGGGGGGTAGGAGCAATCCGTGACTCATATACAGCAGCAGAAGCCGTAATGCATCGCAAGCTTCTGATGAATGGAGATGTGGTTCTGGCCGGGGCCGGTGAACCCTCTCAACAGTTGCTGGAAACCTACACCTACTTGCAGATGATCGCCGATTTTGTGAAGCGGTTCCGAATGTCGAGCGGCCAGTGGCGTGACCTGCTTGAGGAGATTTTCACTGCCTTTGAGCACAACATGCTGCCTGATGACGATATTCTCTCCCTTGTAGAGGCCATGCTGCAGATGCTTCGCCGCGAAGTGGCTATGATGTCAGAGGAGCTACAGGAGAAATTATCCGAAGAACACTTGAACATGTGGTTAAAATCGATGAAAGAAGCGGAGACACTTGAGGATGTTAAATCCATGCTGTTTGATGATCTGACCGAACTGTTCCGAACCTATGTATCGGTGACCGAAACCAAGAGTTACAGAGCATTGGTCAATGAGATGAAAACATACATTGAAGAACAGTTTGCGAATCCGGATCTTTCGCTGAAGCATCTGAGTGATCGATTCCAGGTTTCGGGCAAGCATGCAAGTTATTTATTCAAAACAGAGTTTAACATGAAGTTTGTGGATTTCCTGACCGAGCTGCGGATGAAGGAAGTTGAACGACTTCTGGTCCATACTGATCTTTCGTTGCAGGACATTGCTCTAAAAGTTGGTTATGCCAACGGAATTACTCTTGGACGTGTGTTCAAACGGGTAACTGGGATCACACCTGGTGACTATCGCCGGTTGAAGCGTGAGCATCCCGCGAGCAATCATGAAGAGAAAGAGTCGAGCGGCTGACTACATCAGGACATGTACAGGGCGGAATTCGTGCAGGCGCTCTCCGTCAGGAGAGCATTATGCACGAATTCCGCCCTATTGCTGTTGGAGCATAATGATCCTACTGACAGAGGGACAGGTTATCGTGTAACGGACTCACATGATTCCAGTTTAATGCGCTCTTGCGAATATAGGCAGTGTATGAAAATGGTTTATCGTGTTTTGAAGGCGGGTCGGTTGGGCGGTAACAACACTGTGCAGGGTGGATAAATACATGGGGCAAGGGTCGATGAAAATGGTCAGTGTACGAAAATCGTCGCTCGCATAAACCATTATCCTTATGTAAGCGTTTACGAAACGAGTTTGTTGCCAATGTCAGGAGTGATGTGGAATACTCTGGGCAGGATTTAACCATTCACACAAGGGCAAAGGAGATGACACAAATGACAGGAAAAGCAACCAAGGGGAGTCTAAAGAAATGGGTAGGACTTGCGCTTACGATGGTAATGGGAGTTTCCTTGCTGGCCGGCTGTTCATCCGCATCAGAACAAGGCGGAGCAGATGGCAATGCGTCAGGTAATGGCGAGCGTGTCACCTTGAAAGTGGAAGTGTTTGATCGTGGTAACAGTCCTTCACCTTACACCATTACGAACAACTACTTATCGAAACTGGTGCAGGAAAAATTCGGTGACCCGAATAATATCGATGTGCAATTCGTACCGATTCAGCGCTCGGAAGAAGTGACGAAGCTGAATGTTCTCATGGCCAGCAATACCGATGTTCCCGATATTGTTTTTGTATATGACTCAAGTGTGTTCTACCGCTATGCCCAGCAGGGCGGGCTGACCGATGTCGGTGAACTGCTGGATCAGTATGGACCGAACCTGAAGAAGTTCCTGGGCGAGGATACATTAAAGTTTGGACAGCTGGAAGGCCAGCAGTTCGCTGTACCGGGTAAACGTGCGATTACAGGGCGATACAGCTCGTACATTCGTCAGGACTGGCTGGATAAAGTGGGATTACCATTGCCTTCAACGACCGATGAACTGTACATCACTTTGAAGGCGTTTAAAGAGAAGGACCCTGGTCAGCTTGGCAGCAAAAACATTCCAATGGGAATGGCCCTTGCTCCAGCTCAATTTGAAACATTGATCTATTCCTTTATCAAGCCGGTTAGTGGTGATCTGACATACGCTCAGCGTTTTGAGCTGCCACTGCATGAGGGCTTCAAGGATGCCATGAAGTTTATGAACAAGCTGTACAACGAAGGCTTAATCAGCAAAGACTTCAGTCTGGATGAAGATAAAACCCAACTGGCCAAGGACGTGCAGAACGGTAACATCGGCTACTGGTCTGAAGATGTGGATGCCATCTTCTACGCGGATGGAACGCTGGACAATCTGCGCAAAAATGTAGAGGGAAGCAACCTGGTTCCAGTCGATGCTTATACCAATGCGAATGTAGACAACAAACATATTAAGTCTCGTTACGGCTCCAACGGCATGTACATTATGATTCCTAAAAGCAGCAAACGCGCTGTGGAAGCCATTAAATATTTGGACTGGATGGCTTCTGACAATAACCTGAGGGATATCCTCAACGGGGTTGAAGGCGAGAACTATGAACTGGTCGATGGACTTCCCGTTGTCAAAGAGGATGCCACGCAGGAAGCCAAGGATCGTCTTTTCAATGCAGGGGATATGGCCATCATTTCGAACGGCAAAAATGTGGGTGACCAGGCCATGAATGAAAAAGCTTGGGTCTTGGGATTCCCGCAGAACAATCAGGAGATGTTGAAGCAGTCCATCGATATTGCCAATACGGACACTGTAGGACCTATTATCTTCGATAAGCCAATTGAAGCAGAGATGAAATATGGTACAGCCCTCAAAGATAAGCTCAATGTCATTATCGTGAAAACAGCAATGGCGAAACCGGAAGAATTCGAAGCGGTATACGAACGGGAAATGAATGATTACATGTCACTCGGCGGTGAAGCACTGAAGAAAGAACTTGAACAGGCCGTTCAGGAGCTTGCTGCCAAATAAGAAAAAAGATCCTCGCAAGTGGTACAGAGCTACTGGATAGAGCGGATAAACTTTGAAGTGACCTGTGCCGTCACCTGAGGCGGCACAGTTTATCTTCACGGATTGGAGGAGACAGACATGACCCCCTACTTGAAGAGGTATTGGCAATTGTACGCGTTGATTTCCCTGCCCCTTATTTACTTTGTGATTTTCCGTTACGGACCAATGTATGGCGTACAGATTGCATTTAAGGATTTTAACCTGTTTCAGGGTATTGGCGGCAGCGAGTGGATTGGCTTTGATGCCTTCCGCGAGGTATTTGGGATGCGGGACTTCTACACCACGCTGCGAAATACCTTTATGCTCAACTTTCTGGATCTGATTGTATCTTTTCCTGCTCCAATTATCCTGGCAATCATGCTCTATGAAATTCGGTTTAAATGGTTCAAAAAGCTGTCGCAGACCATCCTGTATATCCCTCACTTCATTTCATGGGTGATTATCGGGGGGATCGTATACCAGCTGTTTGGCAACCAATCCGGTATGGTAAACGGTGTGCTCGAGAGTATGGGGCTGAACCCCATCCCATTTCTGACGGAGAAGAATCCGTGGCTTGTAACCTACCTGTTTACCGGTGTCTGGCAAAGTGCCGGGTGGGGAACCATCCTGTATCTGGCTGCACTGACGGGTGTGAACAAGGAGTTGTTTGAAGCGGCTGAGATCGATGGAGCAACACGTCTCAAAAAGATCTGGCATATTACATTGCCGAGCATCAAGCCGACCATTGTAACCCTGCTTATTCTGAATCTGGGGCACATGGTCACGATTGGATTCGATCGTCCTTACATTATCGGGAACACAGCGGTGCGTGAATATTCAGATGTTCTAAGCACCTTCGTATACCGGATGGGTTTGGAATCCGGGCAGTATACACTGGCAACGGTAGTCGGACTGTTCCAGGCCGTCGTGGGTCTTATTTTCGTGCTGGGCTCCAACTACATTTCGAAAAAGGTAACTGGTGAAGGGATTTTGTAGAGGAAAAGAACGTACGCGAGCCTGTTATGCTGTAGACCATCAGTAAAGGAGTTGTGCACACATGAGTGACCGCACCTCAAATCGGATTTTTGATATCGTTAATATCTCCTTTGTAACCCTGTTTGTCGTGTTCTGTCTGGCTCCTTTTCTGCACACGATTGCCATATCGTTTAGCTCCAACAGAGCGATAACATCGGGAGAAGTGACGCTGTTTCCGAAGGAGTTTAATTGGGATGCATACGTCAAGGTGTTCTCTGACCATTCCATGCTCTATTCACTTGGTTACACTGCGCTTCTAACGATTGCGACTACGGTATTATGCATGCTGTTTACTATTGCTGCAGCGTACCCGTTGACCAAGAAGAAACTGAAGGGCCGCAAGCTCTTCATGTATGTCATCATCATTACGATGTTCTTCAGTGGCGGGATCATTCCGGAATACTTGCTGATTCGTGATCTGCATTTACTGAATTCGGTCTGGGCATTGATATTGCCGGGTTTGGTCAGTCCATTTAACCTGATTCTCCTGATCTCCTTCTTCAATGGCATTCCGGAAAGTCTGGAGGAATCGGCTGAGATTGATGGAAGCTCACATCTTCATACGTTGTTGAAAATCATTCTTCCACTCTCGTTGCCAGTGATGGCCACCTTGTCTCTCTTCTATGCGGTGGGACGCTGGAACGGATTCCAGGATTCCCTGATGTATATTAACGATCCACAGCTGTATCCGCTGCAGCTCAAGCTATTCCAAATGGTACAGAACAACATGGTGAGTGAACTGACACAGATGGAGGGTGCCAACCGGGCACCGCTCACGCCGGAAAGTCTGAAGGCTGCCACCGTTATATTTGCTACCGTTCCCATCCTGCTTGTCTATCCTTGGCTGCAGAAATATTTCGTTAGTGGTGCCATGCTTGGGGCCGTAAAAGGTTGATTGAAGCCATACCCACTATATGCGGGATAAGGTTGCAACAGAGAAAGGAAGGTTGAGCTTGTATGCAGCAAAATGACAAGGGTGAGTATTCGTTCTCCACATGCTGGAACATTAAGCGTCACCAGGTGGGCGAGGCCATGATCCAGGAAATTCGCGAGCTTGGCTTCCGCCGGGTTGAACTTAACTATAACGTGACGAAGGAAATGCTGACGTCCATTGAGCCTATGATTGAGAGCGGAGAGATTGGTGTTTCCAGTGTGCATAACACATTTCCCCATGTCCCGGACCCTGATTACGGTACAGACTCGGTACTGCTCGGATTCCAGGATGAAACGAAGCGTCAAAAGGCCATCCAGCTGCTTGTCGGTTCCGCAGAATATGCCCATCGTTACGGAGCTGAGGCTGTTGTTGTACATCCGGGAGAGGTACCTATCCCGGAGAGTGTCAGCAAGGAGCTTGCACAGCTGTATCACGACGAGGGGAAGGATTCAGCTAAGTATCGCAGCAAATGGGAGGAATTTGTTGAACGGCGGCAGGCACTGAGCAACGGCTATGTCCAACAGATTATCCGCAGCCTGGATGAAGTCTGCAATCAGGCAGCGGCCAAAGGTCTTCATGTCCGGTTCGGCATCGAAACCCGCTCCAGACCACAGCAGATTCCTACGCTGGCAGAAGCCAAGACGATTATTGAGGCTCTACAAGGGGCTCCAGTTGGCATCTGGTATGATACCGGGCATGCCATCATGATGGATCGCCTGGGGCTATACGACAGCGTGGGTGAGATGCAAGGGCTGATGGATGATATCGTAGGCGTTCATATTCATGAGACACTTGGCCTTTCGGATCACTGGTGCCCTTATGTGCACAGTCAAGATATGCATTTCTATGATGCATACCTACCTATGATCCGCCGGGCAAAAGTCAAGGTCTATGAACTGAAATCAGCTTGTACACCGGATGAAATTCACGAGAGTCATGAACTGCTTATGAAGAAGATGGATCCGGCAGGGGAGGGACGATGATGTTGGAAACAGACCGCGCGCTGAATGAGTGCGCTGCGGCTGTTTCTTTGGCAATCCAGCCCAATCACGCGCGACTACTCAGTTTGGAGGGAATAGCACATGTACAAACAACTGGTGGATAGCAATGACAAGGCGGTGGAGAGAGGCTTGTCCCGGCAGGTGCTGGATCCGAATAGCCGATACTACGGTGGAACAATCGATCCCTACACAGGAATCGCCTGGGTCAATCATACGACCGGAACCCCTACGGATATGTGTTACTGGGGGGCTGCGCTTGCTAACCCTGATTCAATCTATTATCGGAATGAAGAGCTGTTAAATCGCCTTCTACTGGCAACGGAGTTTGTGCTCCGTAACCAGCATGAAGACGGCTCTATATCTCCGGGATGGACCAACTATCATTCGCCGCCAGACACG
It encodes:
- a CDS encoding carbohydrate ABC transporter permease, which translates into the protein MSDRTSNRIFDIVNISFVTLFVVFCLAPFLHTIAISFSSNRAITSGEVTLFPKEFNWDAYVKVFSDHSMLYSLGYTALLTIATTVLCMLFTIAAAYPLTKKKLKGRKLFMYVIIITMFFSGGIIPEYLLIRDLHLLNSVWALILPGLVSPFNLILLISFFNGIPESLEESAEIDGSSHLHTLLKIILPLSLPVMATLSLFYAVGRWNGFQDSLMYINDPQLYPLQLKLFQMVQNNMVSELTQMEGANRAPLTPESLKAATVIFATVPILLVYPWLQKYFVSGAMLGAVKG
- a CDS encoding sugar phosphate isomerase/epimerase family protein; this encodes MQQNDKGEYSFSTCWNIKRHQVGEAMIQEIRELGFRRVELNYNVTKEMLTSIEPMIESGEIGVSSVHNTFPHVPDPDYGTDSVLLGFQDETKRQKAIQLLVGSAEYAHRYGAEAVVVHPGEVPIPESVSKELAQLYHDEGKDSAKYRSKWEEFVERRQALSNGYVQQIIRSLDEVCNQAAAKGLHVRFGIETRSRPQQIPTLAEAKTIIEALQGAPVGIWYDTGHAIMMDRLGLYDSVGEMQGLMDDIVGVHIHETLGLSDHWCPYVHSQDMHFYDAYLPMIRRAKVKVYELKSACTPDEIHESHELLMKKMDPAGEGR
- a CDS encoding ABC transporter permease; translation: MTPYLKRYWQLYALISLPLIYFVIFRYGPMYGVQIAFKDFNLFQGIGGSEWIGFDAFREVFGMRDFYTTLRNTFMLNFLDLIVSFPAPIILAIMLYEIRFKWFKKLSQTILYIPHFISWVIIGGIVYQLFGNQSGMVNGVLESMGLNPIPFLTEKNPWLVTYLFTGVWQSAGWGTILYLAALTGVNKELFEAAEIDGATRLKKIWHITLPSIKPTIVTLLILNLGHMVTIGFDRPYIIGNTAVREYSDVLSTFVYRMGLESGQYTLATVVGLFQAVVGLIFVLGSNYISKKVTGEGIL
- a CDS encoding extracellular solute-binding protein, translated to MTGKATKGSLKKWVGLALTMVMGVSLLAGCSSASEQGGADGNASGNGERVTLKVEVFDRGNSPSPYTITNNYLSKLVQEKFGDPNNIDVQFVPIQRSEEVTKLNVLMASNTDVPDIVFVYDSSVFYRYAQQGGLTDVGELLDQYGPNLKKFLGEDTLKFGQLEGQQFAVPGKRAITGRYSSYIRQDWLDKVGLPLPSTTDELYITLKAFKEKDPGQLGSKNIPMGMALAPAQFETLIYSFIKPVSGDLTYAQRFELPLHEGFKDAMKFMNKLYNEGLISKDFSLDEDKTQLAKDVQNGNIGYWSEDVDAIFYADGTLDNLRKNVEGSNLVPVDAYTNANVDNKHIKSRYGSNGMYIMIPKSSKRAVEAIKYLDWMASDNNLRDILNGVEGENYELVDGLPVVKEDATQEAKDRLFNAGDMAIISNGKNVGDQAMNEKAWVLGFPQNNQEMLKQSIDIANTDTVGPIIFDKPIEAEMKYGTALKDKLNVIIVKTAMAKPEEFEAVYEREMNDYMSLGGEALKKELEQAVQELAAK
- a CDS encoding helix-turn-helix domain-containing protein; protein product: MSRTWYYRLLFSYFPIFFLTVTILIFIAFVFINDISREETRKADRISSSYLVDNLDRTIRDIELSVTEAVQSEQAYKLYFNNPGQASKETVYTIAQSLRELTNSSSWIQSIYLYDKKNDSALTSSGAREIEGFADQNWIDQIMSGSLAPGWQPVRVYDVESVQRTPIRVLTVNKDMPLPFGTDGVLVINIKMSSIEQSIDSMVNGQLSFMTVTDQKGQVVYNAHSDSEGAHGGQPLNTLHLERLGWTLHSGIKAGNLFGWVSVISYVWVFIAALTVVCAIIYIVYITRRNYKPIQIIMNRIEAHQIRALEQSGSSVDEMKLIDGVLENLINHMMDYDEKSRENALLQRSKLFNDLLHGENLDRATERLKDLSPLTDTDQSSHFTVVLGEINRYEKGFQERYTRGEQNTLKFALMNVLQELTRNTGMQCWMEWVSADRIAILFQSLEPSEDMTDRICAVAEEFRSWVEQNLRISLSFGIGPIARGVGAIRDSYTAAEAVMHRKLLMNGDVVLAGAGEPSQQLLETYTYLQMIADFVKRFRMSSGQWRDLLEEIFTAFEHNMLPDDDILSLVEAMLQMLRREVAMMSEELQEKLSEEHLNMWLKSMKEAETLEDVKSMLFDDLTELFRTYVSVTETKSYRALVNEMKTYIEEQFANPDLSLKHLSDRFQVSGKHASYLFKTEFNMKFVDFLTELRMKEVERLLVHTDLSLQDIALKVGYANGITLGRVFKRVTGITPGDYRRLKREHPASNHEEKESSG